One part of the Sebastes fasciatus isolate fSebFas1 chromosome 8, fSebFas1.pri, whole genome shotgun sequence genome encodes these proteins:
- the spata2 gene encoding spermatogenesis-associated protein 2, which produces MDAKLKEDLFRRYVTALERRLENGGEYTGIGNAPEGDRGRHKDSEALLSTATALLGAYQPDPGQRFRMVRFYEVVENSLRCQRGGNIKSLERAFHTLETICTNLLLFPWKKEFRCIKTFTGPYVYHLQSAISDAELQTLMRTIGYACDHDSQFHLQEHPGGTNHLRQLAFELFLAQAECRLLGEVVALARGSASELEALELRRGCRDDAAGCAEALRRRDSLGADMARLSVRPLDIERPHAHHLRRGSRPSKSVDVTDGAGHWHAAVSKPVLKASLSLRKEPLFVDAEEDMKDEIIRPSTSASLFSVAAPSSYSPVADFFPIQSPPPADAYTSYHLSSLDEIDLYTERGVGTGGRQTPSRPPSREPRDVRDAWLLKAHGSVKCQGCGLGCSSMASCQRCDMILCSTCHDVDPSPCCGLQDYHPKSPRPLDGYIPVKEKLSVYSNTHSHSHLHPHPLTLTHSHSHPHPHPQMVEKPLMSTKLFASKSVALTTPKGGSSERLSIGGSRCGFCNKPGASHTCVNCSKVSCDSCMGLYAKDICTRKNPQHSFVPNHQLNFKSGTISHLVYR; this is translated from the exons ATGGATGCCAAGTTAAAAGAGGACCTGTTTCGAAGGTATGTGACGGCCCTGGAGAGGCGTCTGGAAAATGGAGGGGAATACACAGGGATTGGAAATGCACCAGAGGGGGACAGAGGGAGACACAAGGACAGTGAAGCACTACTCTCCACAGCTACAGCTCTGTTAGGGGCCTACCAGCCAGATCCGGGACAACGTTTCCGGATGGTGCGTTTCTATGAAGTGGTGGAGAATTCTCTCCGCTGCCAGAGAGGGGGCAACATCAAGAGCCTGGAGAGAGCCTTCCACACACTGGAAACCATCTGCACCAACCTCTTGCTCTTCCCCTGGAAGAAGGAGTTCAGATGTATAAAG ACCTTCACTGGCCCATATGTGTACCATCTTCAGTCTGCCATTTCTGACGCTGAACTCCAAACTCTAATGCGCACCATCGGCTATGCCTGTGACCATGATTCGCAGTTCCATTTGCAGGAGCACCCCGGAGGCACAAATCATCTCCGGCAGTTGGCGTTTGAGCTCTTCCTGGCCCAGGCGGAGTGTCGTCTTCTGGGAGAGGTAGTGGCTCTGGCTCGTGGTTCAGCCTCAGAGCTGGAGGCCCTGGAACTCCGCAGAGGTTGCAGAGATGATGCAGCTGGCTGCGCCGAGGCGCTCCGCAGACGCGACAGCCTTGGGGCAGATATGGCTCGACTGTCTGTGCGGCCGCTGGATATAGAGAGGCCTCATGCCCACCACCTGAGGCGAGGTAGCCGACCGTCTAAGTCTGTGGATGTTACAGATGGGGCTGGTCACTGGCACGCAGCAGTTAGCAAGCCTGTCTTGAAGGCCTCATTGAGTCTGAGGAAGGAGCCTCTGTTTGTGGATGCAGAGGAGGATATGAAGGATGAGATCATCAGGCCCAGCACCTCAGCATCTCTCTTCTCTGTGGCCGCTCCGTCTTCCTATAGCCCTGTTGCAGATTTCTTCCCAATTCAGTCCCCTCCCCCAGCCGATGCTTACACCTCCTACCACCTATCGTCTTTGGATGAGATTGACTTGTACACAGAGAGGGGTGTTGGGACGGGAGGGCGGCAGACCCCCTCTCGACCTCCATCCAGAGAGCCTCGGGATGTAAGGGATGCGTGGCTGCTCAAAGCTCATGGTAGTGTCAAGTGTCAGGGCTGTGGGCTGGGCTGCTCCTCTATGGCCTCCTGCCAGAGATGTGACATGATCCTCTGTTCTACCTGTCACGACGTGGACCCCTCCCCTTGCTGCGGCCTCCAGGACTACCACCCCAAATCCCCACGACCCCTCGATGGATACATTCCTGTCAAGGAAAAGCTCTCTGTCTACTCTAACACTCACTCCCACTCCCATCTCCATCCGCACCCCCTCACGCTGACCCACTCACACTCTCACCCGCACCCTCACCCCCAGATGGTGGAGAAACCCCTCATGTCCACTAAGCTGTTTGCAAGCAAGTCTGTTGCCTTGACAACGCCAAAGGGAGGCAGCAGTGAGCGACTAAGCATCGGGGGATCGCGATGCGGGTTTTGCAACAAGCCAGGGGCGTCACACACCTGTGTGAACTGCTCTAAGGTGTCATGTGACTCGTGCATGGGCTTGTATGCAAAGGACATCTGCACGCGGAAGAATCCCCAGCACAGCTTTGTGCCCAACCATCAGCTCAACTTCAAATCCGGCACCATATCTCACCTGGTGTACCGATGA
- the rnf114 gene encoding E3 ubiquitin-protein ligase RNF114 encodes MAMLGGFSAAQHKKNVSDGSNDVSEFVCPVCLEIFDSPVTTQCGHTFCQSCLQECLRPQKPVCAVCRAGLGHWTKAAELEAVIQSSVAACKGCGAQVGLSQMRSHTAACSKYQEYIEEGVRTTAQSQPAIISPVPNRFTFTCPYCNCQNLDQDGLVEHCTSQHARDARQVVCPICASMPWGDPNYRSADFFQHLKIRHTFSYDTFVDYSTDEHTMIQEALQRSLLDN; translated from the exons ATGGCGATGCTCGGAGGGTTTAGTGCAGCACAGCACAAGAAAAACGTCTCCGATGGTAGTAACGACGTGTCGGAGTTCGTCTGTCCAGTGTGTCTCGAAATCTTCGACAGTCCCGTAACAACACAATGCGGCCATAC GTTCTGCCAGAGTTGTTTGCAGGAGTGTTTGCGTCCACAGAAGCCTGTTTGTGCTGTATGTCGGGCCGGGCTGGGCCACTGGACTAAAGCTGCTGAGCTTGAGGCCGTTATCCAGTCATCGGTGGCTGCTTGTAAGGGATGTGGAGCACAG GTCGGCCTTTCTCAAATGAGAAGCCACACGGCTGCCTGCTCAAAATACCAGGAGTACATTGAGGAGGGAGTGAGGACCACTGCCCAGAGCCAGCCTGCCATCATCAG TCCAGTACCAAATCGCTTCACATTCACCTGCCCATACTGCAACTGCCAGAACCTTGATCAGGACGGCCTGGTTGAACATTGCACTTCCCAGCATGCTCGTGATGCACGACAAGTG GTGTGTCCCATCTGTGCCTCAATGCCTTGGGGGGACCCTAACTACAGGAGTGCTGACTTTTTCCAGCACCTCAAGATCAGACACACATTCTCCTATGACACCTTTGTT GACTACTCCACAGATGAGCACACAATGATCCAGGaggctttacagcgctcccttTTGGACAACTGA